In Cryptococcus deuterogattii R265 chromosome 4, complete sequence, a genomic segment contains:
- a CDS encoding microtubule motor protein, producing the protein MSRSIACHVRLRPSKPSDGKVNEQGIVINGNKISALNVQGDKRYHFEFEKCHDEKSTQEEVFEHVEPLLDQAWKGINTTVFAYGVTGAGKTHTMQGTKEEPGLIPRAVKVILQRRALFPASINISMSYVEILKDEVYDLLGSRTEPRKREIRMSAGGQNVVADLIHQPISSWEEFEAIYDTASKTRKTASTKLNSSSSRSHAILTIHLEMLESSDKVNHGKICFTDLAGSENNNLTGNDRERMRESSAINTSLTTLGKVVDALNVIAQKGGDGTGVFVPYRESKLTRLLQDALGGSSLSLLICCLAPGEKFAKDAINTLHFGKKSKTVENRLNNDRRDFRRLSQLPPTVNLKTINPQAPFKIHTEDCVSLPRPSLGRPALAPLIPNVCHKKQNLKTGLGSGGKDNQKDKMAVALTEEQLEKRIQMIVSQEMANEREKERQHQGQLPQQPIYQLKAPPNIDAKSPHYALEARSMSEEEKDNRAKAIVKHARRVHQSGDLGNALDLYKKAHGYAPQNQKLAMRITELQLAIEGILPPPQLSGRSGQENQHFPSTSHLKRSRAPHGSMSLAELSWEGDENTHMGFNKKPRN; encoded by the exons ATGTCCAGGTCTATAGCTTGTCATGTCCGTTTGAGACCATCCAAACCGTCAGACGGCAAGGTCAACGAGCAAGGCATCGTGATCAATGGAAACAAGATATCGGCTCTGAACGTTCAAGGAGACAAGAGATATCATTTCGA ATTCGAGAAATGTCACGATGAGAAAAGCACTCAAGAGGAGGTTTTTGAGCATGTGGAACCCTT GCTCGACCAGGCTTGGAAAGGAATT AATACTACTGTTTTTGCCTATGGGGTTACAGGAGCCGGTAAAACGCAT ACCATGCAAGGAACCAAAGAAGAGCCTGGGCTCATCCCCAGAGCCGTCAAG GTCATTCTACAGAGACGCGCTCTCTTTCCTGCATCGATAAATATCTCCATGTCTTATGTT GAAATACTCAAAGACGAAGTATATGATCTACTAGGTTCTCGTACTGAA ccgagaaagagagaaatcCGTATGAGCGCAGGAGGACAGAATGTTGTTGCGGATTTGATCCACCAGCCAATCTCATCCTGGGAGGAATTTGAGGCTATATATGA CACTGCTTCGAAAACACGTAAAACTGCCTCCACAAAGCTAAAttccagctcttcaagaTCGCATGCTATTCTTACTATCCATCTCGAAATGTTAGAATCTTCAGACAAAGTAAATCATGGGAAAATCTGT TTCACCGACCTGGCGGGATCCGAGAACAACAATCTCACAGGAAATGATCGAGAACGCATGCGAGAA AGCTCTGCCATCAACACATCCTTAACAACGTTGGGCAAAGTTGTTGACGCTCTGAATGTTATCGCCCAGAAGGGTGGTGATGGAACAGGCGTATTCGTGCCTTATCGGGAATCGAAATTGACCcggcttcttcaag ATGCTCTTGGAGGATCTTCCCTTAGTCTTTTGATATGTTGTTTGGCTCCAGGGGAGAAATTTGCGAAAGACGCAATTAATACTCTTCA TTTTGgaaagaaatcaaaaacTGTAGAGAATCGACTTAACAATGACAGGAGAG ATTTTCGCCGTCTTTCTCAGCTCCCTCCAACAGTCAATCTCAAGACAATCAATCCGCAAGCACCTTTCAAAATTCATACAGAAGATTGTGTCTCACTCCCCAGGCCATCTCTGGGAAGGCCTGCTTTGGCGCCTTTAATTCCTAACGTATGTCACAAAAAGCAGAACTTGAAGACCGGACTTGGtagtggaggaaaagataaTCAGAAAGATAAAATGGCTGTGGCTCTCACAGAGGAGCAActggagaaaaga ATTCAAATGATTGTGTCCCAGGAGATGGCTAATgagcgagagaaagaaCGACAGCACCAAGGCCAGTTGCCTCAGCAGCCTATCTATCAACTGAAGGCACCACCGAACATTGACGCTAAGTCTCCACACTATGCCCTAGAAGCCAGGTCAatgagtgaagaagagaaagacaaCAGGGCAAAAGCAATCGTTAAGCATGCTAGACGTGTACACCAGTC AGGAGATCTGGGTAATGCCCTAGATTTGTATAAAAAAGCCCACGGATATGCGCCCCAGAACCAGAAACTCGCTATGAG GATCACTGAATTGCAGCTGGCCATTGAAGGGatcctccctccccctcaACTCTCCGGCCGTTCAGGTCAGGAGAATCAACATTTCCCCTCCACATCTCATCTAAAACGATCAAGAGCACCGCACGGATCGATGTCGTTGGCAGAGCTTTCTTGGGAAGGCGATGAGAATACCCATATGGGCTTTAATAAGAAGCCCAGGAATTGA